The sequence below is a genomic window from Cedecea neteri.
TGTTGATTTGGCAGTGGGTGTGATTATTGGTGCAGCATTCGGGAAGATTGTTTCTTCACTGGTCGCGGATATTATTATGCCGCCGCTGGGTTTGCTGATTGGTGGCGTTGATTTTAAGCAGTTTGCTTTAACATTACGCGATGCCCAGGGCGATGTACCTGCGGTAGTCATGCACTACGGCGTGTTTATTCAGAATATTTTTGACTTCGTGATTGTCGCGTTTGCTATCTTCATGGCTATCAAAGTGATCAATAAACTGAATCGTAAGAAAGCGGAAGAACCAGCCGCACCTCCGGCACCGTCTAAAGAGGAAGTTCTGCTGAGCGAGATTCGTGACCTGCTGAAAGAACAGAACCAACGGAATTAATACGGGTTATTAAAAGCAGAAGGCCAGTGGTAAAAAAGCGAATTGCTTGTTTGCCACTGGCCTCCCAGTTACCTCTCTTACCGTGTTTCTCATTTCTCTGATAACTGCCTTTCCCTTTCTTATTCTTCTCAACTCTTTGCCTGAACAGTGGGTCGTGTAATAGCGCTTCAATGGCGTTATCTTTAATTTGACCTTTTTGATGGCGATATTTGGTGCTCATAGTTACTCCAGATGGATGAAACGATCGCCGCGAGTCTATGTCTGAGCCTATAAAAGATCAAGCGGCTATTTTTTGCTGCTTGCTCCCTGTTCCAGCGCTTCAAGGATAGAACAGTAAACGCTACTGTGCGCGCTGCCACAACAAGCATCATTCAGACGCTGCAGCGAGCGCCTCATATTCTGCAATTCTTTGATTTTAGACTCAACCTCACTCAACCGGCTTTGCACAATCCCTTTCGATTCCTGGCAAGTGTGATGCTCAGGATCAATACGGATCGATAATAGCTCCCGAATGGCCTCAAGCGTGAAACCAAGTTGCTTAGCGTAACGGATGAATTTAAGACGCTGAAGATCACTGTCGCTATACAGGCGAAAACCACCTTCAGTTCGCACTTCGTGATCCATCATGTTTTGCTTTTCGTAATAACGAATAGTGTCCGGCGTCACATCCGCCAGTTTTGCTAGCTCACCTATACGAAACATCATCTTTCCTCATCGATATGCTGCATCAGTCTTTCGGCATATTCACCGTGTAAAAAGTCGGTGTTTATACCCGCCTGTCGAAGCTTTAACTCCAGAAGTGCAAGCTTTTTGCTAATCGCCTGATATTCCTCACTCTGAATATGCACCGTTTTCAGCAGATCAACCAGCTCAAGCGCATCCTTCCTTTGCTGCATTTCTGGCGGCAAACAACCTGCATTTTTTAGTAGACGGTATCCGGCACGAAGGTCGGGAGGAACATGGCTATCATCGTCGAGCAATATTGGTTCACCGCTGCCGGCAAGCCCCTCGAACTCTCCGTTTCGCTGCGCATCAAGAATGTGCCGTTCTGCCCATTGATCGAGCAACCACATAGCGACCTCAAATTTGTCAGGAGTAACACAAGAATACGGGGAAAAGAGAGAATGGGATATTCTGGATATAAAAAAACCGGGCAAGCCCGGTTTTTCTACGTTACTACAGATTACTCTGCAGCAGCTTCTGTTTGAGACTCGGCGCGATCAACCAGCTCGATGTAAGCCATCGGAGCATTGTCACCAGCACGGAAGCCACACTT
It includes:
- the mscL gene encoding large-conductance mechanosensitive channel protein MscL — encoded protein: MSILKEFREFAMRGNVVDLAVGVIIGAAFGKIVSSLVADIIMPPLGLLIGGVDFKQFALTLRDAQGDVPAVVMHYGVFIQNIFDFVIVAFAIFMAIKVINKLNRKKAEEPAAPPAPSKEEVLLSEIRDLLKEQNQRN
- a CDS encoding alternative ribosome-rescue factor A produces the protein MSTKYRHQKGQIKDNAIEALLHDPLFRQRVEKNKKGKGSYQRNEKHGKRGNWEASGKQAIRFFTTGLLLLITRINSVGSVLSAGHESRSAELPL
- the zntR gene encoding Zn(2+)-responsive transcriptional regulator, with product MFRIGELAKLADVTPDTIRYYEKQNMMDHEVRTEGGFRLYSDSDLQRLKFIRYAKQLGFTLEAIRELLSIRIDPEHHTCQESKGIVQSRLSEVESKIKELQNMRRSLQRLNDACCGSAHSSVYCSILEALEQGASSKK
- a CDS encoding DUF1992 domain-containing protein; this translates as MWLLDQWAERHILDAQRNGEFEGLAGSGEPILLDDDSHVPPDLRAGYRLLKNAGCLPPEMQQRKDALELVDLLKTVHIQSEEYQAISKKLALLELKLRQAGINTDFLHGEYAERLMQHIDEER